The following coding sequences lie in one Myxococcus xanthus genomic window:
- a CDS encoding VIT domain-containing protein produces the protein MTNEKAGLYTRNGTQVPLQGVEVTGELLGGHARVRVRQRYRNDEYQPVEAIYTFPLPSDGTLSAFSMTCAGRRIEGVVREREEAFRTYDDAVTAGHGAALLDEERRNVFTAQVGNLLPGEETVVEVEFLQAVTAEEGSVRWMLPTLVAPRYIPGATTGDRTGHGSEAPTAQVPDADRITPPVGNVHYGLRMDLLVDLGREVVVESPSHAITVTREEGTRVRVGFSRGEVSLDRDLVLSLRSPDSSAVFTPLVTHRKGEGGPGTFALTVVPDLLAMASAPAKQEVVFVVDVSGSMAGESLPQAQAALRLCLRHLREGDRFNVIAFENHFRSFQPEPVPFTQRTLEEADRWVAALNADGGTELLAPMRAAVQAAPDGVIVLLTDGQVGNESEILRAVLEARKTARVYSFGIGTNVSDVLLRDMAKQTGGDVEFIHPGERIDDKVVAQFSRALAPRVTELEVHFDGVECAELAPAELPPLVDGVPWTLLGRYASPGTGTVTLRGRSGREPLSLTVRVDLPAVSDRPAVEKLWAAERIRGWEAAQLTGRRAESMKQRIVELAVAHQIVTRYTSFVVVEERKGERRNSGQAKTRVIPVNAPAGWAMFGAQKEEAAIGGAVPRRGRMAASGAMPPPPAPAQSTPSMDADGGTTDWMIMRSERREQGKADAMKKKRNKGGILSNFFGGGQPPEPMKEAEFGESDAYRDEAPAAEGGVDTGAEGLLSRQLANGLWEGTGEGSEPVRQARATALALLTLLREGITSSHPLHGAQVKKAVEALLSLTASLSGDAQVAELALGVAWLAAAGPRTRCRIEQAAKPLAGLNGRLGNEVALREHVDTLAAR, from the coding sequence ATGACCAACGAGAAGGCAGGGCTGTACACGCGCAACGGCACGCAGGTCCCCCTCCAGGGTGTCGAAGTCACGGGCGAGCTCCTCGGCGGACATGCACGCGTGCGCGTTCGCCAGCGCTATCGCAACGACGAGTACCAGCCGGTGGAGGCCATCTACACCTTCCCCCTACCCTCGGATGGCACCCTCTCCGCCTTCTCCATGACGTGCGCCGGGCGGCGCATTGAAGGCGTGGTGCGGGAGCGTGAAGAGGCCTTCCGGACCTACGACGACGCCGTCACCGCGGGCCACGGCGCGGCCCTGCTGGACGAGGAGCGCCGCAACGTCTTCACCGCACAGGTGGGCAACCTGCTGCCCGGCGAGGAGACGGTGGTGGAGGTGGAGTTCCTCCAGGCCGTCACCGCCGAGGAAGGTAGCGTGCGCTGGATGCTGCCCACGCTGGTGGCGCCTCGCTACATCCCCGGTGCGACCACGGGCGACCGCACCGGCCACGGCAGTGAAGCGCCCACGGCCCAGGTGCCGGACGCGGACCGCATCACCCCACCCGTGGGCAACGTACACTACGGCCTGCGCATGGACCTGCTCGTGGACCTGGGCCGCGAGGTGGTGGTGGAGAGCCCGTCCCACGCCATCACCGTCACCCGGGAGGAAGGCACCCGCGTGCGCGTTGGCTTCTCGCGCGGCGAGGTGTCCCTGGACCGCGACCTGGTGCTGAGCCTGCGCAGCCCGGACAGCAGCGCGGTGTTCACGCCGCTCGTCACGCACCGCAAGGGCGAGGGAGGCCCGGGCACCTTCGCGCTCACCGTGGTGCCGGACCTGCTGGCCATGGCCTCCGCGCCGGCCAAGCAGGAGGTGGTGTTCGTCGTGGACGTCTCCGGCTCCATGGCCGGCGAGAGCCTGCCCCAGGCCCAGGCCGCGCTCCGGCTGTGCCTGCGCCACCTGCGCGAGGGCGACCGGTTCAACGTCATCGCGTTCGAGAATCACTTCCGGTCGTTCCAGCCCGAGCCCGTGCCCTTCACGCAGCGCACGCTCGAGGAGGCGGACCGATGGGTGGCCGCGCTGAACGCGGATGGCGGCACGGAGCTGCTCGCGCCCATGCGCGCCGCGGTGCAGGCGGCTCCCGACGGCGTCATCGTGCTGCTCACGGACGGACAGGTGGGCAACGAGTCGGAGATCCTGCGCGCCGTGCTCGAGGCTCGGAAGACGGCACGGGTGTACTCGTTCGGCATCGGCACCAACGTCAGCGACGTGCTGCTGCGGGACATGGCGAAGCAGACGGGCGGCGACGTGGAGTTCATCCACCCGGGCGAGCGCATCGACGACAAGGTGGTGGCGCAGTTCTCCCGCGCGCTGGCACCTCGCGTCACCGAGCTGGAGGTCCACTTCGACGGCGTGGAGTGCGCGGAGCTGGCGCCCGCCGAGCTGCCCCCCCTGGTGGATGGCGTGCCCTGGACGCTGCTGGGCCGCTATGCCTCGCCCGGGACGGGCACGGTGACGCTGCGTGGGCGCTCGGGACGGGAGCCCCTCTCGCTCACCGTCCGCGTGGACCTGCCCGCGGTGTCGGACCGGCCGGCGGTGGAGAAGTTGTGGGCCGCCGAGCGCATCCGGGGCTGGGAGGCCGCGCAGCTCACCGGACGCCGCGCGGAGTCCATGAAACAGCGCATCGTCGAGCTGGCCGTCGCGCACCAGATTGTCACCCGGTACACCTCGTTCGTCGTGGTGGAGGAGCGCAAGGGCGAGCGGCGGAACTCGGGACAGGCGAAGACGCGCGTCATCCCCGTGAACGCCCCCGCGGGCTGGGCCATGTTCGGCGCACAGAAGGAGGAGGCCGCGATCGGTGGCGCCGTCCCCCGTCGCGGACGGATGGCCGCGAGTGGCGCCATGCCGCCCCCGCCCGCGCCCGCGCAGAGCACGCCCTCCATGGATGCCGATGGCGGCACCACGGACTGGATGATCATGAGGAGCGAGCGGCGTGAACAGGGCAAGGCCGACGCCATGAAAAAGAAGCGCAATAAGGGAGGAATCCTCTCCAACTTCTTCGGCGGCGGTCAGCCTCCAGAGCCGATGAAGGAGGCGGAGTTCGGGGAATCCGACGCGTACCGCGACGAGGCTCCGGCGGCCGAGGGCGGTGTCGACACGGGCGCGGAGGGACTGCTGTCTCGGCAGCTCGCCAACGGGCTCTGGGAAGGCACCGGCGAAGGCTCCGAGCCCGTGCGACAGGCGCGTGCCACGGCGCTGGCCTTGCTGACGCTGCTGCGCGAGGGCATCACCAGCAGCCATCCGCTGCACGGCGCGCAGGTGAAGAAGGCGGTGGAGGCCCTGCTGTCCCTGACCGCCAGCCTGAGCGGCGATGCACAGGTGGCGGAGCTGGCGCTGGGCGTGGCGTGGCTGGCCGCGGCGGGGCCGCGCACCCGGTGCCGCATCGAGCAGGCCGCGAAGCCGCTCGCCGGGCTCAACGGCCGGCTGGGCAACGAGGTGGCCCTGCGTGAGCACGTCGACACGCTGGCAGCGCGCTGA
- a CDS encoding MerR family transcriptional regulator yields MSTPKTQSEWKLTELAEAVGVSPRTVRYYVQRGLLPAPPFRGPDTVYGEEHLVRLKAIRVLQARFLPLDAIQAELQRLSLDELRQLADSDATPTPPVYAQPAPGPAVVAPQQAPPSPATGLKRYERWELLPGLELHVSEAADTKTRALAERVRALIAEFQEREKP; encoded by the coding sequence GTGAGCACGCCGAAGACACAGAGCGAATGGAAGCTGACGGAGCTGGCCGAGGCGGTGGGCGTCTCGCCGCGGACGGTGCGCTACTACGTCCAACGCGGCCTGCTTCCCGCGCCCCCCTTCCGGGGACCCGACACCGTGTACGGGGAAGAGCACCTCGTGCGGCTCAAGGCCATCCGGGTCCTGCAGGCGCGGTTCCTTCCCCTGGATGCCATCCAGGCGGAGCTGCAGCGCCTGAGCCTCGATGAGCTGCGCCAGCTCGCCGATTCAGACGCGACACCCACGCCCCCGGTGTACGCGCAGCCGGCGCCGGGGCCCGCCGTGGTGGCGCCACAGCAAGCGCCCCCGTCCCCGGCCACGGGCCTGAAGCGTTACGAGCGCTGGGAGCTTCTCCCAGGGCTGGAGCTGCACGTCTCGGAAGCAGCGGACACGAAGACTCGGGCGCTCGCGGAACGCGTTCGCGCCCTCATCGCGGAGTTCCAGGAAAGGGAGAAGCCATGA